The proteins below come from a single Rosa rugosa chromosome 2, drRosRugo1.1, whole genome shotgun sequence genomic window:
- the LOC133734350 gene encoding cullin-1-like, translated as MGAKVIQFDQGWSSLQKGITKLKKILEGTPGGHFSSEEYMALYSTIYNMCSQISPNYSQQLYEKYGESLTEYIRATVLPSIAEKHGEFMLREFVNRWANHKVMVRWLSHFFSYLDRWFVSQKSLPRLKEAGLVVFRECVYEKVKSNVLACVIGFIDKEREGGQIDRGLLKNVVDVFVEVGMGQMGGYEVDFEVEVLADSGEHYSRKAVSWILEDSCPDYMVKAEECLRREKERASQYLHSSSEQKLVEKVQHELLVVHAHQLLDKEHSGFRALIRGDKVEDLSRMFRLYHKIPKGLEPVANVFKQHVTDEGKALVQQAEDAASSQQGSNGAGAEVGLVLIRKILELHDKYMAYVTGCFLNHSVFHKALKEAFEVFCNKSVAGSSSAELLAGFCDNLLKKGTSEKLSDEIIEETLEKVVVLLAYYSDKDLYAEFCRKKLARRLLFDRSCNEDHEKSFLTKLKQQCGGQFALKMQGMVTDMTLAKDIQTNFEQYLGTNPNVKPGIDLSVTILKTGCWPSYKSSDLNLPQEMVKCVEVFKGFYDSQTKRRKLAWIYSLGTCNLVGKFEPKPIELVVSTYQAALLLLFNDSDRLSFSEILTQLKLTNEDLVRLLSSLSCAKYKILIKEPNTKTVKPDDNFVFNSMFTDKMRKIRIPLPPMVDEKKKVTEDVDKERKYAIDAALVRIMKSRKVLGHQKLVMECVEMVQSIFKPDIKTIKKRIEDLITRDYLERDQEDSNMFKYVA; from the exons ATGGGAGCCAAAGTCATCCAATTCGATCAAGGATGGAGCAGTTTGCAGAAGGGGATCACGAAGCTGAAGAAGATTCTAGAGGGAACTCCGGGTGGTCATTTCAGTTCAGAGGAGTACATGGCTCTCTACTCAACCATCTACAACATGTGCAGTCAAATTTCCCCAAATTATTCTCAGCAGTTGTATGAGAAATACGGCGAGTCGTTGACCGAGTACATCAGAGCGACGGTGCTGCCCTCCATCGCCGAGAAGCACGGTGAGTTTATGCTGCGGGAGTTCGTGAATAGATGGGCCAATCACAAGGTCATGGTCAGGTGGCTCTCTCATTTCTTTAGTTATCTTGATCGCTGGTTCGTTTCGCAGAAAAGTTTGCCTAGATTGAAGGAAGCCGGGCTTGTTGTTTTTCGGGAGTGTGTTTATGAGAAGGTAAAGAGTAATGTCCTGGCTTGTGTGATTGGTTTTATTGATAAGGAGCGGGAAGGGGGTCAGATTGATAGGGGTTTGTTGAAGAATGTGGTGGATGTGTTTGTGGAAGTTGGGATGGGGCAAATGGGTGGTTATGAAGTGGACTTTGAGGTGGAGGTGCTTGCGGATAGTGGTGAGCATTATTCGCGCAAAGCGGTGAGTTGGATTTTGGAGGATTCTTGCCCGGATTACATGGTGAAGGCAGAGGAATGCTTGAGGAGGGAGAAGGAGAGGGCTTCTCAGTACTTGCATTCGAGCAGTGAGCAGAAGCTGGTGGAGAAAGTGCAGCATGAGCTGTTGGTGGTTCATGCACACCAGCTGCTCGATAAAGAGCATTCTGGATTTCGTGCTTTGATTCGTGGTGATAAGGTGGAGGATTTGTCTAGGATGTTTAGGCTGTACCATAAGATACCTAAAGGCTTGGAGCCTGTTGCTAATGTGTTTAAACAACACGTTACTGATGAAGGTAAGGCCTTGGTTCAGCAGGCCGAAGATGCTGCGAGTAGCCAGCAGGGTTCTAATGGAGCTGGGGCAGAAGTGGGACTGGTCCTTATCAGGAAAATTTTGGAGCTCCATGATAAGTATATGGCTTATGTCACTGGTTGCTTTTTGAACCACTCTGTCTTTCACAAGGCTTTGAAAGAGGCTTTTGAGGTGTTTTGCAATAAATCTGTTGCTGGGAGTTCAAGTGCCGAATTACTTGCTGGATTCTGTGATAATTTACTCAAGAAGGGGACTAGTGAAAAGTTGAGTGATGAGATCATTGAGGAAACTCTTGAGAAGGTTGTTGTGCTGCTTGCTTATTATAGTGACAAAGACCTTTATGCAGAATTCTGTAGGAAAAAGCTTGCCCGTCGGCTGCTATTTGATCGGAGTTGCAACGAAGACCATGAGAAAAGTTTTCTAACCAAGCTGAAACAGCAATGTGGTGGACAGTTTGCCTTAAAGATGCAGGGAATG GTCACAGATATGACACTGGCAAAGGATATTCAGACCAATTTTGAACAATATCTTGGAACCAATCCAAATGTTAAACCTGGGATCGACTTGTCAGTCACTATTCTTAAAACTGGTTGCTGGCCAAGTTACAAATCATCTGATCTTAACCTTCCCCAAGAGATGGTCAAGTGCGTTGAAGTGTTCAAAGGATTCTATGATTCGCAAACGAAACGCAGAAAATTGGCATGGATTTACTCATTGGGAACTTGCAACCTTGTTGGCAAGTTTGAACCAAAACCCATTGAATTGGTTGTATCAACCTATCAAGCTGCTCTCCTGCTGCTATTCAATGATTCAGATAGATTAAGCTTTTCAGAAATATTGACTCAGCTAAAGCTTACCAATGAGGACTTGGTTAGATTGCTTAGTTCACTGTCGTGTGCCAAGTATAAGATCCTCATTAAGGAGCCAAATACGAAGACTGTTAAGCCAGATGACAACTTTGTGTTCAACTCTATGTTCACTGACAAAATGAGGAAAATTAGGATTCCTCTCCCGCCAATGGttgatgaaaagaaaaaggtgaCTGAAGATGTTGACAAAGAGCGGAAGTATGCTATTGATGCTGCACTTGTGAGGATTATGAAGAGTCGGAAAGTTTTGGGTCATCAAAAATTGGTCATGGAATGTGTTGAGATGGTGCAGAGCATTTTCAAGCCGGACATCAAAACAATTAAGAAGCGCATTGAAGATCTCATTACCCGTGATTACCTGGAGAGGGACCAGGAAGACTCTAATATGTTCAAGTATGTTGCCTAA